In Taeniopygia guttata chromosome Z, bTaeGut7.mat, whole genome shotgun sequence, one genomic interval encodes:
- the GTF2H2 gene encoding general transcription factor IIH subunit 2, producing the protein MDDEPERTKRWEGGYERTWEILKEDESGSLKATIEDILFKAKRKRLYEHHGQVRLGMMRHLYVVIDGSRTMEDQDLKPNRLTCTLKLLEYFVEEYFDQNPISQIGLIVTKSKRAEKMTELSGNSKKHVTALKKAVDMNCSGEPSLYNSLNLAMQTLKHMPGHTSREVLVVLSSLTTCDPANIYDLIKCLKAVKVRVSVIGLSAEVRVCTVLARETGGTYHVILDESHYKELLMHHVSPPPASSTSECSLIRMGFPQHTIASLSDQDAKPSFSMVQLENNSDPGLTLGGYFCPQCRAKYCELPVECKICGLTLVSAPHLARSYHHLFPLDAFQEVPLEEYKGERYCHGCQGEMKDQNVYICKVCQNAFCVECDLFVHDSLHCCPGCIHEHPAPVSV; encoded by the exons ATGGATGACGAACCCGAGCGGACCAAGCGCTGGGAAGGTGGCTACGAAAGAACATG GGAAATTCTTAAGGAAGACGAATCCGGGTCGTTGAAGGCAACCATCGAGGACATTCTCTTCAAGGCAAAGAGGAAAAG ACTCTATGAACACCATGGACAAGTTCGGCTTGGAATG ATGCGTCACCTTTACGTGGTTATTGATGGATCAAGAACAATGGAGGACCAAGACTTAAAACCGAACAGACTTACTTGCACTCTGAAG TTACTGGAATATTTTGTTGAAGAGTACTTTGACCAGAATCCTATTAGTCAG ATTGGCTTAATTGTAACCAAGAgtaaaagagctgaaaaaatgACAGAACTCTCAG GAAACTCAAAAAAGCATGTAACTGCTCTGAAGAAAGCAGTGGATATGAACTGCAGTGGAGAGCCTTCTTTATATAATTCCCTAAATTTGGCCATGCAGACTTTAAA GCACATGCCAGGACATACAAGCAGAGAGGTTTTGGTAGTCCTCAGCAGTCTGACGACATGTGACCCAGCCAACATCTATGATCTAATTAAG TGTTTAAAAGCCGTAAAGGTCAGAGTATCTGTCATCGGCCTAAGTGCTGAAGTTCGAGTTTGTACTGTACTTGCCCGAGAAACTGGTG GAACATATCATGTTATTTTGGATGAAAGTCATTATAAGGAGCTGTTGATGCACCATGTTAGTCCTCCACCTGCCAGTTCAACTTCTGAGTGCTCCCTTATTCGAATGG GATTTCCACAGCATACTATTGCTTCTCTATCTGATCAAGATGCAAAGCCCTCCTTTAGCATGGT GCAATTGGAAAATAACAGTGACCCAGGTCTTACACTGGGTGGATATTTTTGTCCTCAGTGCAGAGCCAAATACTGTGAGCTTCCTGTGGAATGCAAAATCTGTG GTCTTACATTAGTGTCTGCACCTCACTTGGCTCGGTCTTACCATCACTTATTTCCATTAGATGCCTTTCAGGAAGTTCCACTGGAAGAATACAAAGGGGAACG gTATTGTCATGGCTGTCAGGGAGAAATGAAAGATCAAAAT GTATACATATGCAAAGTGTGTCAGAACGCATTTTGCGTGGAATGCGATCTGTTTGTTCATGATTCGCTGCACTGCTGTCCTGGCTGTATTCATGAACACCCTGCTCCCGTATCTGTATGA